CAAAAGCAGGAAATCATGTAGTACACCGGCAAATGGTTGGAGCTGTGGCTCCAGGCGTAGTAGTACTCGTAGCGGTGGCCGTGGATGATGCCAAACAGGCAGGCAATGACGGCCACCACCGCCGCGCCGTGCACCAGGAATGCCCCGCGCCCCAGCCGCAGCCAGGCCGGGTCGGTGTCGCCCAGAGCCCGGCCCCGCGAGGCCATGTAGTAGGAGTACGCCGCCACGGTGGCCGCCACGAAGGCCACAATGACACTCAGATGCCCGACGTCGCCGATTAAGGTATTCAACATGGTAATACTGCGTTGAAGAAGAGAGGGAAGCCCAGGCTAACTACCCGGCCACCGGTAAGTTGTTTTAAGAACCGCCCTGCCGCTGGCTAACCAGCCGTTTCAGGCGGGCCCGGTGCCCCCGCCGGGCCCAGTTGTGCTGGGCTTTGGCGGCCTTCCGAGCTGTTTCGGCGGCCCGTAAGGCGCTTTCCGGCGGCAGCTGCCGGTATGCGTACCACTGCTGCTGCACCAGAGCCGGCACGGACCCGTCCGGCGCGGTAGTCACCACCTGATACAGGTAGCGCCCCGGCGTGCGGAGCGTATCGGTCCAGGTGTAGTCGGGGCTGGCGGCACCATAGGTGGTGCGGCGCACCGGCACAGTAGCCACTACCGAAGCCCGAAACGCCCGCGCCTCCCGCCGCAACACTCGAAACTGCTGGGCCGCACCCAGCGAATCGGGCAGTTGCCAGTGCAGCGTAAAAACCGAGTTGGCTACCGGCACCACTGCCGCCAAGGGCGGAGGCGCCACGGCCGGCAGCCCGCGCGGCTTGTCACTGATTGCCAAGGTGAACCGGCAAAAGTCTTTGAGGTAGCCATCCACATTCAGCAGGTAGGGCTGCCCGGCTTGCAGCGAGTCCAGGGTCACAAACACGTCGTCCTGGCTGCCCAACGAAGTGCACGACAGCACCCGATACGTGGCTGGCTGGCAGGGCCGGCCGGTTTGCACTACCAACTGCACGCCCCGCGTGTCGCGGCACTGCTGCTGCCCGATGTTGACGTAGTAGCGTCCCGACACGCGCGGCGTAAACTCAAACCACTGGTCGTTGTGGTATTCGATGCACTTGCCAGTCAGGGCCTCGTCCACGCACGCCCACTGCACGGTGCAGCCCGTAGTAGTTGACGTCACCGTTTCCCCCACTTTCAGCACCCGCCGCCGCTCGATGTCGTCGTTGGGAACCTGGGCTTTAAGAATTAAAAATTGAGAATTAAAAATTAAAAATGAGGTAGTTACGAAAAGCTGTAGGCGAAAATTCGCCGCAAAGCTCCATCGTAAATACCGTTGCCATCTGCTCATTTTTAATTTTTAATTCTCAATTTTTAATTAACTGAGGCAGTGGCTCCTTTGATATCTTTCTCCACGTACTTCGACGGGCACTTGAGCAGGATTTTGTCGGCCACGAACACGTTCTGGCGCATGGCCCCCGTAATCACCACCTGCTCCGACTTGTCGAAGTCCTGAGGCTTAGGGTTGAAGTAGACCACGCGCTGAGCCAGGCGGTTAGTATCGACCAGCGTGAAGGCGAAGTAGTTGGGGTCGAGGGTAGGATTATATTCCAGGCCCAGGATATTTTGCTGCCCGTCGCGGGGCAGGCGGCCCACCACGTGCACTTTGGTCAGGTTGCCTTCGGCGGCCCGCTCCCGAGCTTCCTTGAACGACACGTACACACTGGCGTCGCCGGCGGCACTCATGATGATGGCAATGGCAATGGCAATTACTCCAATAGCCAGCAGATGTGCTTTTTTCATGGATGAAGCAACAAGTATTTCCCGAAGGGTCAAGAACTTTCAGAACAGCAAACTACGCCGCAAAGGTCCGCAGGAATGGTGAAATAGTGAGGTGATGAGTAGTGTTGGAGTGGTAACCGTCATGTGTCACCACCTCACCACTTCACCATTACTCCTTCACTTCCCGCTCCAGGCGGGCGAGCTTACGGTCCAGAGAAATCAGAAAGAAGAGCAGCCCGGCCAGCACCACGGCCACGACGGCCACGACGACATAGATTTTGCCGTCAGCGCGGAAGGCGTCAGCCATTTCGGGCTGGGCCTCTGCCTGGGCAGCAGCACGCAGCACCGGCAGCAGCCAGGCCAGCAGCATCAGCACCGAGTGGCGTCCTGTGCCCTTTCTAAGCCCCCAAGTCCCTAAGTCCCTAAGTCCCTTATTAAGCCAGCTGTTTTTCATATAGTTTGAGTTTGAGCAGGGAAAGACGGCTGGCCACCTGGGCCAGCCAGAAGGCCAGCAGGGTCCAGCCAATGACAGCCGGGTAAAACACCAAGCGCATGTCGCTGTCGAGGTCGTACTTGGCAAAGGCCGGGTTGCCGCCCGCGCCGGGGTGAAGCGAGTCGGTGAGGCGGGGCAGGATGTAAAACAGCGGCATAGCCGTGGCGAAGGCGAAGATGTTGTAGATGGCCGAGATGCGGGCCCGCTGCTGCTCATCGGTGAAGGAGGAGCGCAGCACCAGGTAAGCGCCGTAGATGAGCATGGCAATGGCCGCGCCGTTGAGCTTGGGGTCGTTGGTCCACCAGGCGCCCCAGGTATAGCGGGCCCAGATACTACCCGTCGCTAAGCCCACGCAACCCATCAGGATGCCAATGCGGGCCGCCTCGTGGGCCCGGATGTCCAGCTCCGGAGCGGGCTGGCGCAGGTAGCGCACCGAGTAGTACACCGACGCTACCAGAATGGCCGTCATCCCGAACCACATGGGCACGTGGAAGTACAGGTTGCGGATGCTTTCGTTGAGAATGGCCAGGCGCGGCACTGGCATCAGCAGCCCCGCCACGGCCACGTACAGCAGCAGCACCACACTCAAGGCTTTCCACCAGTTTTTCATAGGCTAGATGTGAGATAGAAGAGGTGAGAAGTGAGAAGAGCCCAGCCGCATAGCGCGCTGCTGGTTTTCTCTCCTAAACCACCCAAGCAAAAACAAGCCAGAGGGCCTTTTTGTGCGGGGTAAACAAGCGGCGTCTCACTTCTCATATCTAAACCTCCCCCTTCTAGATTAAGAACGCCACAGAAAAGGAAACAGCAGGTACGACACCGCCCCCACTAGCATATTCAGGGCCAGCAGGGTGAGCAGGGAGCTTTGGCTGGCCTCGAACTCCAGCCCATCCAGCGCGTTTTTCGATACTTTGATGAGCAGCAGCAACATGGGCACCATCAGCGGAAAGCCCAGCACGGCCATGAGCGTGCTGCTGTTGGTGGCTTTGGCCGCAATGCCCGACACCAGCGTGAGCGTGCTGGCAAAGCCCACGGCGCCCAGCGCCACATTGCCCACAAATAGCGGCACATCCTGCACGGGGTTGCCGAGAACCGCGGCATACAGTCCCAGGGCCACCAGGGCCAGCCCCAGCAGCAGCAGAGCGTTGTAACTGATTTTGGCCAGAATCACCGCCTGGGGCCGCACCACGGTGTAGTAGTACAGCATCCGTCCCCGGCTTTCCTGCAAGAAGCCTTTGGCCACGGCATTGACGGCCGAAAACAGCAGCACAATCCAGAACAACGCATTCCAGGCCGGAGCTGGCAGCTGCCCGCCGCGCAGTGAGAAGCTGAGGTAGCACACAAACACGGTGCTGCCCACGTAGAGCAACATGCCATTCAGGGCCGCGCGCTGCCGCCACTCCAGGCGGAAGTCCTTCTGCATCAGGGTCCAAATTTCGCTGAGAAGCGTCACGGCAGCGCGGCTGGTAAACAAGACCGCAAAGATACAACCGGATGAGGCTAGATGGGTACCCGCGCGCCAGGATTGTTCCCGCCCCCGACGATTCGCCACCAAAACCAAGCGGCCGGCCCCCTTTCAGGAGCCAGCCGCCAGCACTATCGAATACAGCCCGTTATGCTGAGCATGTGGCGCATCAAGCCAGGGTGCGCAGACGAAGCCGAAGCATCTCTCCCGCTTCGTCTGCACATAATGAGAGTTACCCGCGGTAGAGATGCTTCGACAGGCTCAGCATGACGGGGTTATTTCTCGCTTCTCACTTCCAACCTCTCCCTTAGAAATCATACCCCAGCGACACGTACAGCCGCGGGCCGCTGACCGAGTAGTTTTCGCGGCCCCAGGCCAGGTCGCCCTTCACGTAGAAGCCCAGCATGGTGGTGCGCATGCCTACGCCGTAGCCGTATAAGAGCGGGTTGCGGAAGTTGATGACGTTGGCGCTGAAGGCGTTACCGGAGCCGCCCGCCTCGATGGTGTTGAACGAATTGTTGACGCTGAACGGGTTGGAGCCGGCGTAGGTGGTGCCCATGTCGCCGAAAGCTGTGAGCTGAAGGTTGCGGAAGAAACCCGATTCAATGGGCTTACGCGACAGGTACTGCACGATGGGCAGGCGCAGCTCGGTGTTGAACAGCACGTACTTGGGCCCGGTGCGCTGGCTGAAGTCGAAGCCCCGCAGGTTGGTCACGAACTGCTGGTAGAACAGCTCGGTGGGATTGGGCAGGGGCGGGTCGCTGGTGACGAGCTGGCCGTCCTCGTAACGGTTGTTCAGCCAATTGTCCATGCCGCCCAGGCGGAAGAAGGGCGGCACCGACCCGCCACCGATAAACTGCCCGAAGCTGGCGCGGTTGGCCCAAATCAGCTGGCGGTGGATTTTCTGATAGTGGCGCAGGTCTATGAAAATCTTGGTAAAGTCTCGGGCACCCCCGTCGAGGCCGCGCAGGCGGGTCACGCCTACTTTCATGCGGGTACCTTCCAGCATGTTCACGCCCGTCACCACGGAGTTGTCGAACACCAGCTCGCCCACCCCACCCAGGAAGTTGAAGTTCTGGTCGCGCGAACCGCTCAGGTCCTCAAACACGCGGCGGCTCACATTCACGAAGCGCGGGCCCAGGCGCACGCTCAGGTTGTGGGTGAGCGGGTAAGCCAGTGTGGGCGCTATTTCGTGGCGGCCGTAGCGCACACGGGGCGTGAGCGGGTTCGGCGACACGGTGAGGTCGAAGAAGTAGGCCTGCTTCTGATAGGCAATGCTCCAGTCGTAGCGCCGCGTCAGGTTGGTATACTCGGCGAAGATGTTGCTGGTGCGCAGGTCGGTGAGGGCGAAAATGCCGGCCCGGATGCGGTGGTTTTCCATCAGGTCCATCATGTTCACCTGCCCGCGCAAGCCCAGGCCCAGCAGCGGGTCTACCTGCAAGGTCGACACCACGTTGTCGATGGTGAAGCGGGTGTCGTAGCGGAAAGGGCCGGACAAGGCCGAGGTTTCGGCCGGAGCGGCCTGGGGCAAGGCTACTACCGTAGCCGCCGACCGCCGCCACCGCTGCGGCTGTGGTGATGCCCTTGACATCGGAATGTCCTCATCAAACTCGTAGTCACTGGTATTGATGCGGGCGTTGCTGGGCTGCTTTTGCTGCGGTTGGGGTGCAGCCGGGGTCGGCGCGGCGGCCGAATCAGCTGGCGCTGGGGCCGTAGCGGGGGCAGCCTGGCGGTTGCCGTTCTGGCCGGTGGCGTTGGCAATGGTAGGGCCGGGGCGGCCCGCCGCTGGCGCCGTAGCCTTGGCCGGGCGCGACCGGTCTTCCAGTGTTTCCTGCCGGGCCGTCTTATACAGCACCAAGTTATCGGGCAGCGGGTAGCTGGGGTAGAGGTACACGTAGTCGCGGCCGTCCTCGGCGGCCACGAAGCTTAGCGCCCCCGTGGTGGCGTTGTAGTCGTAATTCTTGACGTTGGTCCGGAAGCTGGACACGGCCCGGTACTCCTTCGACGGCAGCCGCAAACGGTACAGGCTGCGCACTCCACTTTCCTCGCTGGCAAACAGGATTTCCGTATCAGACAAAGCCCGCGGGCGGCCTTCGTTGGAAATGGTGCTCACCAGCGTTTCTACGGGCTGGGCGCGGCCGTCGAGGTGGTAGAGGAACAGGTCGTAGTTGTTTACCACCGAGGCAAAGTCGCCGGTAGCCGCCCCGGCCGAGTCGAGCCAGCGGTTGGAGCTGAACACAATGCCATTGCCGCCGGGCAGGAACACCGGCTCCACGTCATCGAACACGTCGTTGGTGAGGCGCTCCGGGGTGCGCTTGCCGGCCCGCAGCAGGTACAAGTCGGTGCGTCCCTCGCGGGTACCGCTGAATACGAGCGACTTACCATCGGGCGAGTAGCTCAGGTCCGTTACCTGCGAGAAAGGCGAAAACACCGAGGTGGTTTTGCCGAACGTGGGCAGCAGCGCCTTCACCCGCGTCAGCAGACTTGACACGCCCCCATCAGCCTCGCGCAGGTGCAGGGTCATGTCGCCCTTGTGCATCTCGGCCACGGTTACCTGGCCGTTGCCGCGCCAAGCCAGCACCGGCAGGCGGATTTCCACTTCCTGGTCGGGGGTTTTGAAGCCGCCGCGGTGGATGATGTCCCGGCCTTTGCCGTCGCGGCCCACCACTACCACGCGGTAGCGGCCCCGGTCGTTCTGCACGTAGGCCAGGCGCTGGCCGTTAGGGCTCAGTACGGGCTGCGAGTACACCACGCCCCGGCGG
This region of Hymenobacter sp. YIM 151500-1 genomic DNA includes:
- a CDS encoding cytochrome c maturation protein CcmE, giving the protein MKKAHLLAIGVIAIAIAIIMSAAGDASVYVSFKEARERAAEGNLTKVHVVGRLPRDGQQNILGLEYNPTLDPNYFAFTLVDTNRLAQRVVYFNPKPQDFDKSEQVVITGAMRQNVFVADKILLKCPSKYVEKDIKGATASVN
- a CDS encoding CcmD family protein; the protein is MLLAWLLPVLRAAAQAEAQPEMADAFRADGKIYVVVAVVAVVLAGLLFFLISLDRKLARLEREVKE
- a CDS encoding cytochrome c biogenesis protein encodes the protein MKNWWKALSVVLLLYVAVAGLLMPVPRLAILNESIRNLYFHVPMWFGMTAILVASVYYSVRYLRQPAPELDIRAHEAARIGILMGCVGLATGSIWARYTWGAWWTNDPKLNGAAIAMLIYGAYLVLRSSFTDEQQRARISAIYNIFAFATAMPLFYILPRLTDSLHPGAGGNPAFAKYDLDSDMRLVFYPAVIGWTLLAFWLAQVASRLSLLKLKLYEKQLA
- a CDS encoding heme exporter protein CcmB, which encodes MQKDFRLEWRQRAALNGMLLYVGSTVFVCYLSFSLRGGQLPAPAWNALFWIVLLFSAVNAVAKGFLQESRGRMLYYYTVVRPQAVILAKISYNALLLLGLALVALGLYAAVLGNPVQDVPLFVGNVALGAVGFASTLTLVSGIAAKATNSSTLMAVLGFPLMVPMLLLLIKVSKNALDGLEFEASQSSLLTLLALNMLVGAVSYLLFPFLWRS